One genomic region from Caulobacter sp. NIBR2454 encodes:
- a CDS encoding thermonuclease family protein — MFLAVGLAAAAPAELTGFARVVDGDTFSLGAERVRLWGVDAPEGRQVCQDGQGRGYACGDVARDQLVGLIGGRSMRCEVRDRDPYGRAVRDAFELAGENSPGPAGAGWAAFVGVRDQGEYQRQGPAHFHVPGQEDYAATRVDAARGERWFWSAAEAIAAGCTAVAR, encoded by the coding sequence TTGTTCCTTGCCGTTGGCCTGGCGGCCGCCGCACCGGCGGAGTTGACCGGGTTCGCGCGGGTCGTCGACGGCGACACGTTCAGCCTAGGCGCCGAGCGGGTCCGCCTCTGGGGCGTCGATGCCCCCGAAGGCCGTCAGGTCTGTCAGGACGGCCAGGGCCGTGGCTATGCCTGCGGTGACGTCGCCCGTGACCAGCTCGTCGGCCTGATCGGCGGGCGGTCGATGCGCTGTGAGGTGCGCGACCGCGACCCTTACGGCCGGGCGGTTCGAGACGCCTTCGAGCTGGCGGGCGAAAACTCACCTGGCCCAGCCGGTGCCGGCTGGGCCGCCTTCGTCGGGGTGCGTGATCAAGGGGAATATCAACGGCAAGGGCCAGCACACTTCCATGTCCCAGGCCAAGAGGACTACGCTGCCACGCGGGTCGACGCGGCTCGCGGTGAGCGTTGGTTTTGGTCGGCCGCTGAGGCGATCGCGGCGGGCTGTACGGCGGTGGCGCGTTGA
- a CDS encoding SLC13 family permease, whose amino-acid sequence MDLPSLHASAAMVIALITFWLFADGRVRIELVSLLLIAVLALLFNFFPVEHDGYRASIELAFGGFGHEALIAICCLMIMGRGLVVTGALEPVAQLMTRLWRYNELLGLLFSLVLGGAMSMIVNDTPVLVLTMPILLNLAARTGVAASKTLMPMNCAILIGGMATTIGTSTNLLVVSIAEDMGLPQFSVFQFTGTALIAAAVALPYLWLVMPRLLPAHSATDELQSRRFRGALHVADGSTAIGRTVDEIQARLTGNLTLLGVIGADGARPSPGRPLEIGDTLHVEGTSAELRDASESLRAPLANPSVLDTVRAKARAPGEDVYLRELAIGADSTLAGRSVKSAEIADRYGVTVIGIFKPDRTILHGGGRARELGLDVGDVLLVQGTEPALKQLQVAEGAMVLEGAAELPRSAKAPLAIMIFVVAVGVAAFHLAPIAVSSLAGGIAMLATGCVKFDRIGRALSAKVIVLVAASIALGRALLETGAAQWLGEALALGMHAFPPAAVLATMMAFAALLTNFSSNTAAAAVGAPIAISLARQMGVPPEPLVLAVLFGCNLCYATPVAYQTNILIMSAGGYQFKDYVRAGTPLVLLMIVTLSVLLVWKYHL is encoded by the coding sequence ATGGACCTGCCCTCCCTTCACGCCTCAGCGGCGATGGTGATCGCGCTGATCACCTTCTGGCTCTTTGCGGATGGCAGAGTACGGATCGAGCTCGTTTCATTGTTGCTCATCGCCGTCCTGGCGTTGTTGTTCAACTTCTTCCCCGTCGAGCATGACGGCTACCGGGCCAGTATCGAGCTGGCGTTCGGAGGTTTCGGCCACGAGGCCCTGATCGCGATTTGCTGCCTCATGATTATGGGCCGCGGCCTGGTGGTGACCGGCGCTCTCGAGCCCGTCGCGCAGCTCATGACGAGACTGTGGCGGTACAATGAACTCCTAGGTTTGCTGTTCTCGTTGGTCCTTGGCGGCGCGATGAGCATGATCGTGAACGACACGCCTGTGCTCGTCCTGACGATGCCGATTCTGCTAAATTTAGCGGCCCGCACAGGTGTGGCGGCGTCGAAGACCTTGATGCCGATGAACTGCGCGATCTTGATCGGCGGCATGGCCACGACCATCGGCACCTCGACCAACCTGCTCGTCGTGTCCATTGCCGAGGACATGGGTTTGCCCCAGTTCAGCGTCTTTCAATTCACGGGAACCGCCCTGATCGCTGCAGCGGTCGCACTGCCCTACCTGTGGCTGGTCATGCCGCGCCTCTTGCCTGCGCATTCGGCGACGGACGAGCTTCAATCGCGACGGTTTCGTGGCGCGTTGCATGTCGCAGACGGTTCAACGGCTATTGGCCGAACTGTCGACGAAATCCAGGCGAGGCTGACGGGTAATCTCACGTTGCTAGGCGTCATAGGTGCGGACGGGGCGCGGCCCTCGCCTGGCCGACCCCTGGAGATCGGCGACACATTGCATGTCGAGGGCACGAGCGCCGAACTGCGCGATGCCAGCGAATCCCTCCGGGCCCCGTTGGCGAACCCCAGCGTTCTCGACACGGTGCGCGCGAAGGCGCGCGCGCCTGGGGAAGATGTCTATTTGCGCGAGCTGGCGATTGGTGCCGACTCGACGCTCGCTGGTCGCTCAGTGAAGTCTGCTGAGATCGCCGATCGCTACGGAGTGACGGTCATCGGGATCTTCAAGCCGGACAGGACGATCCTTCACGGCGGCGGCCGGGCGCGCGAACTCGGTCTGGACGTCGGTGACGTGTTGCTCGTCCAGGGGACCGAGCCGGCCCTGAAACAGCTGCAGGTCGCAGAAGGCGCGATGGTCCTCGAAGGTGCAGCGGAGTTGCCGCGCAGCGCCAAGGCGCCGTTGGCGATCATGATTTTTGTCGTCGCCGTTGGTGTTGCCGCCTTCCACCTGGCGCCGATCGCCGTTTCGTCGCTCGCCGGCGGCATCGCCATGCTTGCGACGGGCTGTGTCAAATTCGATAGGATCGGTCGTGCCCTGAGCGCTAAAGTCATCGTGTTGGTTGCCGCGAGCATCGCGCTTGGCCGCGCACTTCTCGAAACCGGAGCGGCGCAATGGCTGGGCGAAGCCTTGGCGTTAGGCATGCACGCTTTCCCCCCCGCAGCCGTCCTGGCGACAATGATGGCGTTCGCGGCTCTTCTGACAAACTTCTCTTCAAACACCGCGGCCGCCGCTGTCGGCGCGCCGATCGCGATCAGCCTGGCGCGGCAGATGGGCGTTCCGCCCGAACCCTTGGTCCTGGCGGTGTTGTTTGGCTGCAATCTTTGCTATGCGACGCCCGTAGCCTATCAGACCAACATCTTGATCATGAGCGCGGGCGGATACCAATTTAAGGATTACGTGCGTGCCGGCACACCATTGGTATTGCTTATGATCGTGACCCTGTCGGTCCTGCTGGTGTGGAAATATCACCTGTGA